A region from the Gemmatimonadaceae bacterium genome encodes:
- a CDS encoding enoyl-CoA hydratase/isomerase family protein → MSTTAPDAGHVSLDVADSIGTITFGHPRGNSLPGQLLRKLAATIEEAGHRHDVQVVRLQSSGTGPFCAGASFDELQAIATPDQGQVFFSGFASVILAMRACPRFVVTRVHGKAAGGAVGLIAASDYCIAHESASVRLSELAIGIGPFVVGPPIAHRIGLAHYTALTVDHDWRDAAWAHRVGLYARTCDTIPALDDAVTSLVRRLARCHPAAMARLKQVFWEGTDHWPELLEERAAMSGALVLSEFTRDAIAAFGTR, encoded by the coding sequence ATGTCCACCACCGCTCCCGACGCCGGTCATGTCAGTCTCGATGTAGCCGACAGCATCGGTACCATCACCTTCGGCCACCCACGCGGCAACTCCCTGCCCGGCCAGCTCCTGCGAAAGCTCGCGGCCACGATCGAGGAGGCGGGACATCGGCACGACGTACAGGTCGTGCGGCTCCAGAGCAGCGGCACGGGGCCGTTCTGCGCCGGGGCCTCGTTCGACGAACTCCAGGCGATCGCCACGCCCGACCAGGGACAGGTCTTCTTTTCCGGATTCGCCAGCGTAATCCTCGCGATGCGGGCCTGCCCGCGCTTTGTCGTCACGCGTGTCCACGGCAAGGCGGCCGGAGGAGCCGTCGGGCTGATCGCCGCGTCCGACTACTGCATCGCCCATGAGAGCGCGTCCGTGCGGCTCAGCGAACTCGCGATCGGCATCGGACCGTTTGTCGTTGGACCGCCGATCGCGCACAGGATTGGCCTGGCGCACTACACCGCCCTGACGGTGGACCACGACTGGCGGGATGCCGCGTGGGCGCATCGCGTGGGCCTCTATGCGCGCACCTGCGACACGATCCCGGCGCTCGACGACGCGGTCACGAGCCTGGTGCGGCGGCTGGCGCGCTGTCACCCCGCAGCGATGGCGCGGCTCAAGCAGGTGTTCTGGGAAGGCACCGACCACTGGCCGGAACTTCTCGAAGAACGCGCGGCGATGAGCGGCGCCCTCGTGCTGTCCGAGTTCACCCGGGATGCCATCGCCGCCTTTGGCACGCGCTGA